In the genome of Desulfurellaceae bacterium, one region contains:
- a CDS encoding DUF1329 domain-containing protein: MRRIHQILQTLQISQISRIFSLMCILGLMSAGAAAGQGRASVLAGFFPYQDGFPQVEGITPGMTLDSSTAQLATEVLPPEIVRYVEAGDFSVTIRETTDTPLRQAFIDATVQHAAGVTLGEGTLGNYVAGRPFPVVEVGDPQAGLKMAWNHRYRDQGETALMWASNGLRNGSGTVEREQRFLFSFKHGMHRPASDENVAPWQKQGVFSKQYTMMVAPSDSEGNQILSVLYNDDRLANDQWAYDPKTRRTRKIVYNPYVSPGNGVVLIEDRSGFLGYIHDYDWTYLGRRVVLTPGPIKAAEPTWGGRGTWYLTDPWELRHADVLEMTPKNSHPLYSRRLLYLDVQTSVPLFALAYDHDGNHKRTFLLVYRHPDYNPWDNAEWFPQTAAQASIDYQLEMSNTFQIFKIFHNRPMSDTQFSVMTLMLKGK, from the coding sequence CTGGCCGGATTTTTCCCGTATCAGGACGGCTTTCCGCAGGTCGAGGGCATCACCCCGGGCATGACGCTCGACTCGTCAACCGCCCAGCTGGCCACAGAGGTGCTGCCGCCGGAGATTGTGCGCTATGTCGAGGCCGGCGATTTTTCGGTCACTATCCGCGAAACGACCGATACTCCGCTGCGCCAGGCGTTTATCGACGCGACCGTCCAGCACGCCGCCGGGGTGACGCTCGGCGAGGGTACGCTCGGCAACTATGTGGCCGGCCGGCCCTTTCCGGTTGTTGAGGTCGGCGACCCCCAGGCCGGTCTCAAGATGGCCTGGAACCACCGCTATCGGGACCAGGGCGAAACCGCCCTGATGTGGGCCTCGAACGGGCTGCGCAACGGCAGCGGAACGGTGGAGCGCGAACAGCGCTTCCTGTTTTCCTTCAAGCACGGCATGCACCGGCCGGCGTCAGACGAAAACGTCGCGCCGTGGCAGAAGCAGGGCGTCTTCTCGAAGCAGTATACGATGATGGTCGCCCCCTCGGATTCGGAGGGCAATCAGATCCTGAGTGTGCTCTACAACGACGACCGGCTGGCCAACGATCAGTGGGCCTACGACCCCAAGACCCGTCGCACCCGCAAAATTGTGTATAACCCGTATGTTTCGCCCGGCAACGGCGTCGTGCTGATTGAGGACCGGTCGGGCTTCCTGGGCTATATCCACGATTACGACTGGACATATCTGGGCCGCCGGGTCGTGCTGACCCCGGGGCCGATCAAGGCGGCCGAGCCGACCTGGGGCGGACGCGGCACGTGGTATCTGACCGATCCGTGGGAGCTGCGCCACGCCGATGTGTTGGAGATGACGCCCAAGAATTCCCACCCCCTGTACAGTCGCCGCCTGCTGTATCTGGATGTCCAGACCTCAGTCCCGCTGTTTGCTCTTGCCTACGACCACGACGGCAATCACAAACGCACCTTTCTGCTGGTCTACCGTCACCCGGACTATAACCCCTGGGATAACGCCGAGTGGTTTCCCCAGACCGCCGCCCAGGCCTCGATTGATTATCAGCTGGAGATGTCCAACACGTTTCAGATTTTCAAAATCTTTCACAATCGACCCATGAGCGACACCCAGTTCAGCGTGATGACCCTGATGCTCAAGGGCAAATGA